The Apostichopus japonicus isolate 1M-3 chromosome 6, ASM3797524v1, whole genome shotgun sequence genome contains a region encoding:
- the LOC139968809 gene encoding uncharacterized protein isoform X2, with product MDSYRENGCFTCLCEYFNTVVRVVGVILAIVFWIVGINGGPLVNPEFFYVLFLAIVVSILEGLFLFESCITGCCDRDGCCGKTWTVVLFVDNWKRSIVYGGLSVPCFFWKSLTILAGSALLLLAVMYLLLSMYPKPREELTTEQMGVEREKYFYLNI from the exons ATGGACAGCTACAGAGAAAATGGATGTTTCACTTGCCTCTGCGAGTATTTTAATACGGTTGTAAGAGTCGTTGGTGTAATACTAGCAATTG TTTTTTGGATCGTTGGTATCAATGGAGGTCCTCTTGTAAATCCTGAGTTCTTTTATGTGTT GTTCTTGGCAATTGTTGTCTCTATTCTGGAAGGTCTCTTCCTCTTTGAGTCGTGTATCACAGGTTGCTGCGA tCGTGATGGATGCTGTGGTAAAACATGGACAGTTGTTCTCTTTGTGGACAACTGGAAGAGAAGTATAGTCTATGGCGGCCTCTCTGTGCCATGTTTCTTCTGGAAAAGCCTGACAATTCTTGCAG GTAGTGCACTCCTCTTGCTTGCTGTCATGTACTTACTGCTTTCAATGTATCCAAAGCCTCGGGAAGAACTAACCACTGAGCAGATGGGGGTGGAAAGAGAGAAATATTTTTACCTCAACATTTaa
- the LOC139968812 gene encoding progestin and adipoQ receptor family member 3-like, protein MDSYDNENNAVKHKGIDLFSYAEVPHFLQGNQFIQSGYRVSLSSGQCIQSLFYWSNESVNIWTHLIGFLIFLLLGVYDNLILLPSYDATFWDYIVYTLCLTCFQFCMMCSAGYHLFCAQNEEVCKSWLALDLAGICIGLLGCYFPGIYYAYFCFDHWRRIYLTIACILILITFVIQTHQRFLSARWAMRRLLLFCTLVAYGVFPVLHWVYLNGGMQTQIVQTFLPKVVVVYFLGVLALAFYATKCPERCFPGRVDFLGSSHQWWHILVVLAFIWWHSCGVTMMKYRQENECTNVERMSDLLPSR, encoded by the exons ATGGATTCCTACGACAATGAGAACAATGCTGTCAAGCATAAAGGCATAGACTTATTTTCCTATGCAGAGGTACCACATTTCCTTCAAGGTAACCAGTTTATCCAGTCAGGATACCGAGTTTCGTTATCATCCGGGCAATGTATACAAAG TTTGTTTTACTGGTCCAATGAATCAGTGAACATTTGGACTCATCTAATTGGTTTTTTGATCTTCCTGCTACTTGGAGTTTATGATAACCTGATATTGCTACCATCATACGATGCTACCTTCTGGGATTATATCGTCTATACACTCTGCCTCACATGCTTTCAG ttttgtaTGATGTGCTCTGCAGGTTACCATCTCTTCTGTGCACAAAATGAGGAAGTCTGTAAATCTTGGCTGGCCCTAGACCTGGCTGGAATATGTATTGGTTTATTAGGCTGTTACTTTCCAGGGATATACTATGCATACTTCTGTTTTGAT CATTGGAGAAGGATTTACCTCACAATTGCATGCATATTAATATTGATCACCTTTGTGATCCAAACCCACCAGAGATTCTTGTCAGCTCGGTGGGCCATGAGAAGGCTGCTTCTGTTCTGTACTTTAGTGGCCTATGGTGTCTTTCCAGTGTTACATTGGGTCTATCTCAATGGAGGAATGCAAACACAGATCGTGCAG ACTTTCCTTCCAAAAGTTGTGGTTGTGTACTTCCTTGGAGTTCTAGCTCTGGCATTTTATGCCACTAAATGTCCAGAGAGGTGTTTTCCAG gTCGAGTGGACTTCCTGGGGTCGAGTCATCAGTGGTGGCACATCCTGGTGGTGCTGGCGTTTATATGGTGGCATTCTTGTGGCGTAACCATGATGAAGTACAGGCAGGAAAACGAATGCACCAACGTCGAACGAATGAGTGACCTTTTGCCCTCCAGGTGA